A stretch of the Corvus moneduloides isolate bCorMon1 chromosome 8, bCorMon1.pri, whole genome shotgun sequence genome encodes the following:
- the ACSL5 gene encoding long-chain-fatty-acid--CoA ligase 5, translating into MIWILQVLFSPLPTPALISLLAFGAVIFLWVISRPKPLLPPVDLNKQSVGIERGARRSALLTDNNLLSYYFEDAKTLYEVFQRGVHISGNGDCLGYRKPKQPYQWLTYKQVSDRTKYLGSGLLQKGCQPSSNQFIGIFAQNRPEWIISEYACYTYSMVAVPLYDTLGPEAIVYILNKADISVVICDTPAKAEVLLKNCEEKKTPCLKIIVLMDLFDKELKDRGAKVGIEILSLQEVEELGKNNIREPVPPKPEDLSVVCFTSGTTGNPKGAMLTHQNVVSNAAAFLRSTESTIECTSSDIAISYLPLAHMFERVVQAVVYSCGAKVGFFQGDIKLLTDDMKTLKPTLFPVVPRLLNRVYDKIQNDANTPVKRYLLNFAVFMKMAEIKQGIIRNDSIWDKLVFKKVQETTGGKVRIMVTGAAPISPSVLTFLRAALGCQIFEAYGQTECSAGSTFSMPGDWTTGHVGAPLACNIIKLDDVEEMSYFSSNNEGEVCIKGPNVFKGYLKDPEKTAEAIDKDGWLHTGDIGKWLPNGTLKIIDRKKNIFKLAQGEYIAPEKIENVYIRSAPVAQVFVHGESLRSFLIGIVVPDAEMLPEFAAKLGVKGSFEELCKNPAVKKAILDDLIRLGRDAGLKSFEQVKDLYIHTELFSVENGLLTPTLKAKRGDLVKFFQKEIEALYSSVQE; encoded by the exons ATGATCTGGATACTTCAAGTATTATTCTCACCTCTCCCAACACCAGCATTGATCAGTCTTCTTGCATTTGGAGCTGTCATCTTCCTGTGGGTGATAAGCAGGCCGAAACCTCTTTTACCTCCTGTTGACTTGAACAAGCAGTCAGTAGGAATTGAG AGAGGAGCCAGAAGAAGTGCACTCTTGACAGATAATAACCTGCTTTCTTATTACTTTGAAGATGCTAAAACCCTATATGAAGTTTTCCAGAGAGGAGTTCATATTTCTG GAAATGGTGACTGTCTGGGCTACAGGAAACCCAAGCAACCTTATCAGTGGCTGACATATAAACAG GTTTCGGACAGAACTAAATACCTGGGATCAGGGCTTCTGCAAAAAGGATGCCAACCATCATCAAACCAGTTTATTGGCATTTTTGCTCAGAATAGACCAGAG tggATCATTTCAGAGTATGCCTGCTATACCTACTCAATGGTTGCTGTTCCTCTCTATGACACTCTGGGACCAGAGGCCATTGTATATATTCTTAACAAAG ctgaCATAAGTGTGGTGATCTGTGACACACCTGCTAAGGCAGAGGTCTTGCTTAAgaactgtgaggaaaaaaagacccCATGTCTGAAGATTATTGTTCTCATGGATCTCTTTGATAAAGAGCTCAAGGACAGAGGAGCTAAAGTGGGAATTGAAATTTTGTCACTGCAGGAGGTTGAG gagctgggaaaaaacaaCATCAGAGAACCAGTT CCTCCTAAGCCTGAAGATCTTTCTGTTGTGTGTTTTACAAGTGGAACCACAG GTAACCCTAAAGGAGCCATGCTGACACATCAGAATGTTGTTTCaaatgctgctgccttccttaGGAGCACAGAG AGCACAATTGAGTGTACAAGTTCTGATATTGCCATTTCCTACCTTCCTTTGGCTCACATGTTTGAGAGAGTTGTACAG GCCGTGGTGTACAGCTGTGGAGCAAAAGTAGGCTTCTTCCAAGGAGATATCAAGCTGCTAACAGATGACATGAAAACCTTGAAGCCAACGCTATTTCCAGTTGTACCAAGACTGCTCAATAGAGTATATGACAAG ATCCAGAATGATGCAAACACCCCAGTGAAGCGTTACCTGTTAAACTTTGCTGTTTTTATGAAGATGGCTGAAATAAAACAGGGCATCATTCGAAATGACAGCATTTGGGACAAGCTAGTCTTCAAAAAAGTTCAG GAAACCACGGGTGGAAAAGTGCGTATCATGGTAACAGGTGCAGCTCCTATATCTCCCTCTGTCCTGACATTTCTTAGAGCAGCATTAGGCTGTCAG ATCTTTGAAGCTTATGGCCAGACTGAATGCTCAGCTGGATCCACTTTCTCAATGCCTGGAGACTGGACAACAG gccATGTTGGAGCCCCTCTGGCCTGTAATATCATAAAACTAGATGACGTGGAAGAAATGAGCTACTTCTCTTCTAACAACGAAGGCGAG GTCTGCATTAAAGGACCAAATGTGTTCAAGGGTTATCTGAAAGACCCTGAGAAGACAGCAGAAGCAATTGATAAAGATGGCTGGCTCCACACTGGAGACATAGGGAAATGGTTGCCA AATGGAACGCTGAAGATCATTGATaggaaaaagaatatatttaaacTTGCACAAGGAGAATACATTGCTCCAGAGAAGATAGAGAATGTCTATATCAGAAGTGCTCCTGTAGCCCAGGTCTTTGTACATGGGGAAAGTCTGAGG tcttttctaaTAGGTATAGTGGTTCCTGATGCTGAGATGCTTCCAGAATTCGCAGCAAAACTGGGAGTAAAAGGCTCCTTTGAAGAGCTCTGCAAAAACCCT GCAGTGAAGAAAGCTATTTTAGACGATTTGATCAGACTGGGAAGAGACGCTGGCCTTAAATCCTTTGAACAA gtTAAAGACCTGTACATCCACACAGAGTTGTTCTCTGTAGAAAATGGACTCTTGACACCAACACTGAAGGCAAAGCGAGGAGACCTTGTTAAATTCTTCCAGAAGGAGATTGAGGCCCTCTATTCATCTGTTCAGGAATAA